From Bacteroidales bacterium, one genomic window encodes:
- a CDS encoding PD-(D/E)XK nuclease family protein, whose translation MERQFLRQVASIFSNPSLLGIKGEDANYLSRFTFIFPNKRSMAFFRKYLGEEYDKVHKTPDGFPMPVFSPGMSTISDLFSDLSGAQTADYLTLIVELWKCYSAVQKEHAIAAGVPEADFKEEPLDDFIFWGDLILSDFSDVDQYMVDAKQLFINLKDVNEINSDFSWMSDNQINAVKRLGGVEKKELYKKRFLDTWEILYPLYVNYRDTLKKKGIAYSAMQYRAVAEAVKSSALKLGASATDEEDVIISKLDALGSAVFVGFSAPNNCEKTLMRYFRNKKNLDGTPAGYFYWDYYSDMIKAPQNKSSRLIESCVEEFPSFPEIEDAAKVAKDKSAAAKNGVNDCTFDVYPVSGNMGQTLAASEILKKICGGYDYSAPGFDLRGEALKTAVVIADENLLLPMLSAVPAGFRDVKGRPCVNITMGYPLSATGVASLANLLSAIHVSMRVKNGKSLLYGNVLLDVLTHSYVKSINKNDAEKLRKHIIDSNKFFIGAEEFEDGFENLPDSKGRKRSLNLSAEFKQFLKLLVPNIDGANLISSIVEYQNRVLEYVSNYVSAAEKGYIFQYSDVLNSLKGNNLSILLPRSAYSIIRKTVGNLTVTFKGEPLMGLQIMGALETRALDFDNIIYLSFNEGMFPKTGEQKSCIPYFLRKSFGLPTYETQDSISAYNFYRMIQRAKHVSFVYSTDTEGMKVGEESRFIKQLRYDFGVKPVYHNVNLPMPENFTAKYKKVVKREEDTRNIVNGYFDASPDAEESEYFSASLLNSYIDCPLHFYFSKIMGVEVEAELTDSVDGSVFGSIYHKCMQLIYNKYTEEFATKTITGKFVERLMKELFPSGKTDGSFSGPGSSKLYDFILNGFKDALQVDVIEGENLVIRELVERYIYNTLAADFERACQIGEFSFMGTERMIKGKYLGANFIAFFDRIEKGPDGVVRISDYKTGFFDPALINKYYSEDQRVSIIDDDEIESVLDVLFDMSGGRKPSDKILMQLFVYAMMWEGNGNGNEPGDANDNIDVTIYPVRKIKSQGLVTLRVTKSNIVAFKKRLATLLNDIKSGGEGNDEFKMCKDLSPCGFCDFANICNRGAEVKDE comes from the coding sequence ATGGAGAGACAATTTTTAAGACAGGTAGCAAGTATATTCTCAAATCCCTCATTATTAGGAATTAAGGGCGAAGATGCCAATTATCTTAGCCGCTTTACTTTCATATTTCCTAATAAGCGCTCAATGGCTTTTTTCCGCAAGTATTTGGGGGAGGAATACGACAAAGTTCATAAGACTCCCGACGGTTTTCCTATGCCCGTCTTTTCTCCCGGAATGTCTACAATAAGTGATTTGTTCTCTGATTTAAGCGGTGCGCAAACTGCTGATTATCTAACACTTATTGTTGAGCTTTGGAAGTGCTATTCTGCCGTTCAGAAGGAGCATGCAATTGCGGCCGGAGTTCCAGAGGCTGATTTCAAAGAGGAGCCGCTGGATGATTTTATTTTTTGGGGAGATTTAATTCTGTCAGATTTTTCCGATGTCGACCAGTATATGGTGGATGCAAAACAATTGTTTATCAATCTGAAAGATGTAAATGAAATTAACTCTGATTTTTCTTGGATGTCTGATAATCAGATTAATGCAGTTAAGCGGCTTGGCGGAGTTGAAAAGAAAGAGTTATATAAAAAGAGATTTCTGGATACCTGGGAAATTTTGTATCCGCTTTATGTGAACTATCGCGATACATTAAAAAAGAAAGGAATTGCCTATAGCGCAATGCAATACAGGGCTGTGGCCGAGGCTGTGAAATCTTCTGCGCTTAAGCTTGGCGCATCTGCGACTGATGAAGAGGATGTTATTATAAGCAAGCTTGATGCGCTTGGTTCTGCCGTCTTTGTAGGTTTCTCTGCGCCAAATAATTGTGAGAAAACTCTAATGCGCTATTTCCGCAATAAGAAAAATTTGGATGGCACTCCTGCCGGGTATTTTTATTGGGATTATTATTCTGATATGATTAAGGCGCCCCAGAATAAATCTTCCAGATTAATAGAGAGTTGCGTTGAGGAGTTTCCGTCTTTCCCGGAAATTGAGGATGCGGCTAAAGTTGCAAAAGATAAAAGTGCTGCTGCAAAGAATGGCGTAAATGATTGCACCTTTGATGTTTATCCTGTCTCAGGAAATATGGGGCAAACGCTGGCGGCTTCTGAAATCCTTAAGAAAATTTGCGGAGGCTATGATTATTCAGCCCCCGGATTTGACTTGCGCGGCGAGGCGCTTAAAACGGCTGTAGTTATTGCAGATGAGAACCTTTTGTTGCCGATGCTCTCTGCAGTTCCTGCAGGTTTCAGAGATGTTAAAGGGAGACCTTGTGTTAACATAACCATGGGCTATCCGCTTTCTGCAACAGGTGTTGCTTCCCTGGCAAACCTGCTTTCTGCTATTCATGTGTCCATGCGCGTAAAAAACGGCAAATCATTGCTTTACGGCAATGTGTTGCTGGACGTGCTTACCCATTCTTATGTGAAAAGCATAAATAAAAATGATGCTGAAAAATTAAGGAAACATATTATTGACTCTAACAAGTTTTTCATTGGTGCGGAGGAGTTTGAAGATGGGTTTGAGAATCTTCCCGATTCTAAAGGGAGAAAGAGAAGCCTTAATCTTTCCGCAGAGTTTAAGCAGTTCTTAAAATTGCTGGTTCCTAATATTGACGGCGCAAATTTAATCTCTTCCATTGTTGAGTATCAGAACAGAGTGCTTGAGTATGTGAGCAATTACGTATCTGCTGCGGAGAAAGGTTACATTTTCCAATATTCTGACGTTTTGAATTCTCTTAAAGGGAACAATTTGAGCATTTTGCTGCCGCGCTCCGCATACAGCATAATAAGAAAAACTGTCGGGAACCTGACAGTTACCTTTAAGGGGGAACCTCTTATGGGACTGCAGATTATGGGTGCTCTGGAAACGCGTGCGCTGGATTTTGATAATATAATTTACCTCTCTTTTAACGAGGGAATGTTTCCAAAAACGGGAGAGCAAAAATCTTGTATTCCATATTTTTTGAGGAAGAGTTTTGGATTGCCTACTTATGAAACTCAGGACAGCATTTCTGCCTATAATTTCTACAGAATGATACAGCGTGCAAAGCATGTCAGCTTTGTGTATAGTACTGATACAGAGGGAATGAAGGTGGGGGAGGAGAGCCGTTTCATTAAGCAGCTGCGGTACGATTTTGGGGTTAAGCCGGTTTATCATAATGTTAATTTGCCTATGCCTGAGAACTTTACGGCTAAGTACAAGAAAGTTGTAAAGAGGGAGGAGGACACAAGAAACATTGTGAATGGGTATTTTGATGCATCGCCTGATGCGGAGGAGAGCGAGTATTTCTCCGCTTCTTTGCTTAACAGCTACATAGACTGTCCTTTGCACTTTTATTTTTCAAAGATTATGGGGGTGGAAGTTGAGGCGGAATTAACGGATAGCGTTGACGGGAGTGTGTTCGGCTCAATATACCACAAGTGTATGCAGCTGATTTACAATAAGTATACAGAAGAATTCGCCACAAAGACAATAACCGGGAAATTTGTTGAGAGATTGATGAAAGAGTTGTTTCCCTCCGGTAAAACGGATGGAAGTTTCTCAGGTCCAGGCTCTTCCAAACTTTATGATTTTATTTTGAACGGTTTTAAAGATGCGCTTCAGGTGGATGTCATAGAGGGAGAAAACTTGGTTATCAGGGAGCTGGTGGAGAGGTATATTTATAACACGTTAGCGGCTGATTTTGAGCGCGCATGCCAGATAGGGGAGTTTTCATTTATGGGAACCGAGAGGATGATTAAAGGCAAATATCTTGGGGCAAATTTCATTGCCTTTTTTGATAGAATAGAGAAAGGTCCCGATGGTGTAGTAAGGATATCTGATTATAAAACAGGTTTTTTTGACCCTGCGCTGATAAATAAATATTATTCTGAGGATCAAAGAGTTTCCATAATTGATGATGATGAAATTGAAAGTGTTCTGGATGTGCTCTTTGACATGAGCGGAGGCAGAAAACCGTCAGATAAAATTTTAATGCAGCTTTTTGTTTATGCAATGATGTGGGAGGGTAATGGTAATGGTAATGAGCCGGGAGATGCTAACGATAATATTGATGTGACAATTTATCCTGTACGTAAAATAAAAAGCCAGGGACTTGTTACCCTGAGAGTTACAAAGAGCAATATTGTTGCTTTCAAAAAGAGATTGGCAACGCTTCTGAATGATATTAAGAGCGGCGGAGAGGGGAATGATGAATTTAAGATGTGCAAAGACTTGAGCCCTTGCGGGTTCTGTGATTTTGCAAACATTTGCAATAGAGGCGCTGAGGTTAAAGATGAATAA
- a CDS encoding cation:proton antiporter encodes MTGGTINPMLADLALILIVAGVVTIIFKALKQPLVLGYIIAGIFTGPYISFIPTATQVSNVEFWGKIGMIFLLFGLGLEFSFKKLKKVGGPGFITVFSEAVMMFAMGFLVGRVLGWGWVTSLFLGAMLSISSTSIIIKAFGDLGLSGKKSSQLVFGTLICEDLIAILLLVMLPAIVVGKTFNGSELINKAFFIGLFLVLWFTFGIYFIPTVYRKLRKLLSDETLIVVSLGLCLLMVVITVNANISEALGAFVMGSILSGTMQRDKIIQLTKPIKDFFGAIFFVSVGMLVDPSVLLHYWPHILLITVTVITMKPLSATIGYLFSGQTFKIALTSGMCLCQIGEFSYIIATMGRSLDVTPPYLYPVIVTVSILTTFVTPYWIKLGEPAYNFIYAHAKPQWRTVIERLGTGKQTLNRETEWRKLIRSYSLRVILYSAWLFFVFVFFTRFANPFIASYIGVTRWTSLLMFAITVGAMTPFLWGLLRRKDNEGAFDKIWEDKKFARGPLLFMRVFKYIIAIIAVSVPASIYITRSTGAIIVICAIVIIYVEVSKKIKGYYSKIENRFLTNLQSEGGRSFAIPKDMAEEMHIDKCKVEPNSFAAGRSIGEIHREKDTGALVIQIIRGAVTIDLPAKEQVLYPEDSVILLGSDEQIKSFSTLSDNEPSIVQNEDNPDRIEMKLFQFTLGEKSQMVGQQANITSVREKFKVLIVGVEKKEGNDFLRPTSSIMLEEGDTVWVVGSKKNVEACFNLA; translated from the coding sequence ATGACCGGAGGAACTATAAACCCGATGCTTGCGGATCTTGCGCTAATTCTGATAGTTGCAGGAGTCGTCACTATTATATTTAAAGCTTTAAAGCAACCTCTTGTTCTGGGCTACATCATTGCGGGAATTTTTACAGGCCCGTATATCTCCTTCATTCCCACGGCAACACAAGTTTCAAACGTGGAGTTCTGGGGAAAAATAGGAATGATATTTTTGCTGTTTGGATTGGGACTTGAGTTCAGTTTTAAGAAGTTAAAAAAGGTTGGAGGCCCTGGCTTTATAACTGTCTTCTCTGAGGCGGTTATGATGTTCGCGATGGGATTTCTTGTTGGCAGAGTGCTTGGATGGGGATGGGTTACATCTTTGTTTCTTGGCGCAATGCTCTCTATATCATCTACTTCTATTATCATAAAGGCATTCGGAGATTTGGGTCTTTCCGGTAAAAAATCTTCCCAGCTAGTCTTTGGAACTTTGATATGCGAGGATTTGATTGCCATTCTGCTTTTGGTGATGCTGCCCGCAATTGTGGTGGGCAAAACTTTTAACGGAAGCGAACTTATAAACAAAGCATTCTTCATAGGATTGTTTCTTGTTCTTTGGTTTACCTTTGGAATATACTTTATCCCAACAGTTTACAGGAAGTTGCGGAAACTGCTGAGTGATGAAACTCTGATTGTGGTCTCTTTGGGCCTCTGCCTGCTTATGGTGGTGATTACCGTAAATGCCAATATATCAGAGGCTCTTGGCGCCTTTGTTATGGGTTCAATACTGTCGGGAACTATGCAGAGAGATAAGATAATCCAGCTTACAAAACCTATAAAAGATTTTTTTGGAGCTATATTTTTTGTCTCAGTCGGAATGCTTGTTGACCCTTCTGTGTTGTTGCATTATTGGCCTCATATCCTGCTGATTACAGTTACGGTCATTACAATGAAGCCGCTCTCCGCAACAATCGGTTATCTGTTTAGCGGACAGACTTTTAAGATTGCGCTTACAAGCGGAATGTGTCTATGTCAGATAGGTGAGTTCTCATATATTATTGCAACAATGGGAAGGAGCCTGGATGTTACGCCGCCTTATCTGTATCCCGTAATTGTGACTGTATCCATTCTAACTACCTTTGTTACACCGTATTGGATAAAACTTGGGGAGCCTGCTTATAACTTTATTTATGCTCATGCAAAACCTCAGTGGCGGACTGTAATTGAGAGATTGGGTACGGGCAAGCAAACTTTGAACAGAGAGACGGAATGGAGGAAGCTGATTCGCTCTTATTCATTGAGAGTGATACTTTATTCTGCGTGGCTGTTCTTTGTTTTTGTGTTTTTTACAAGATTCGCCAATCCATTTATTGCCAGCTATATAGGTGTAACAAGATGGACGTCGCTTCTGATGTTTGCAATTACAGTTGGCGCCATGACTCCGTTCCTTTGGGGACTGCTTAGAAGGAAAGATAACGAGGGGGCATTTGATAAAATTTGGGAGGATAAAAAGTTTGCGCGCGGACCGTTGCTTTTTATGAGAGTGTTCAAATATATAATTGCAATTATTGCGGTCTCCGTCCCCGCTTCCATCTATATTACCAGAAGCACCGGAGCAATCATTGTAATTTGCGCTATAGTAATTATTTACGTAGAAGTTTCCAAGAAGATAAAGGGCTATTATTCCAAGATTGAAAATAGATTTTTGACAAACCTTCAAAGCGAGGGAGGCCGCTCATTTGCAATTCCTAAAGATATGGCTGAAGAGATGCATATAGATAAATGCAAGGTGGAGCCAAATTCTTTTGCGGCCGGCCGCAGCATTGGAGAGATACATAGAGAGAAGGATACGGGAGCGCTTGTTATTCAAATTATTAGAGGCGCGGTTACTATAGATTTGCCTGCAAAAGAGCAAGTCCTTTATCCGGAGGATTCTGTGATTTTGCTTGGTTCTGATGAGCAGATAAAATCTTTCTCTACGCTTTCAGATAATGAGCCCTCTATTGTTCAAAATGAGGATAATCCAGATAGAATTGAGATGAAACTTTTCCAATTTACTCTTGGAGAAAAATCTCAAATGGTTGGGCAGCAGGCAAATATAACATCCGTAAGAGAGAAGTTTAAGGTACTTATTGTTGGAGTTGAGAAAAAAGAGGGCAATGATTTTTTGCGTCCGACATCTTCTATTATGCTGGAAGAGGGTGATACTGTTTGGGTTGTGGGAAGCAAGAAAAACGTTGAGGCCTGCTTCAATTTGGCGTAG
- a CDS encoding glucose-6-phosphate isomerase produces the protein MLHLNTEFAEKFVSEKLLKEETEKALEAIDTLIDGTGEGNEMRGWLGLPLDIDDSTIEECNDIAKAWRGTVDAVVIVGIGGSYLGSKCAIEALSHTFASNGLRNNYPQILFAGNGLSQDYLADLLEYLRDKTYAVIVISKSGTTTEPAIAFRFLKKNLEERFEQSVVRERIVTITDANKGALREMSRKDKYSSFYIPDSVGGRFSVLTPVGLLPISVAGFDISMLARGAKNARNNYLAKSADNDAIRYAAIRNALYKSGKKIEIFANFNPKLHYFSEWLKQLYGESLGKQHKGIFPAAADFTTDLHSMGQYIQDGERSLFETVVLVNSQKSNLKVPFFDENKDDLNYLAGRTLEEVNMAAAEGTRKAHVDGGVPNIVVEVDALDEASLGEMFYFFEVSCAIDGYVLGVNPFDQPGVEAYKKELFTLLGKPGYEKK, from the coding sequence ATGCTACATTTAAATACCGAGTTTGCAGAAAAGTTTGTCTCAGAAAAACTCTTGAAAGAGGAAACAGAGAAGGCTTTGGAAGCCATTGATACATTGATAGATGGTACCGGGGAGGGTAATGAGATGCGGGGATGGCTGGGGCTGCCCCTGGATATTGATGACAGCACAATAGAGGAGTGCAACGATATTGCAAAAGCTTGGAGAGGAACCGTGGATGCTGTTGTGATTGTGGGAATTGGAGGCTCTTATCTTGGTTCCAAATGTGCAATTGAGGCGTTGTCCCATACGTTTGCATCAAACGGACTTAGGAACAATTATCCCCAAATTCTTTTTGCCGGGAACGGTTTGAGCCAGGACTATCTTGCTGATTTGCTGGAGTATCTGAGAGACAAAACTTATGCGGTAATTGTAATTTCAAAATCAGGAACAACAACAGAACCTGCAATTGCATTTAGATTTTTGAAGAAAAATCTGGAGGAGCGTTTTGAACAAAGTGTTGTAAGAGAGCGTATTGTGACTATTACGGATGCAAATAAGGGGGCATTGAGGGAGATGAGCCGCAAGGATAAGTATTCATCTTTTTATATTCCCGATAGTGTCGGCGGACGTTTTTCTGTTCTTACTCCTGTTGGATTGCTGCCAATTTCAGTAGCCGGCTTTGACATCTCAATGCTTGCAAGAGGAGCAAAAAATGCCCGCAATAATTATCTTGCAAAATCGGCGGACAATGATGCAATCCGTTATGCAGCAATAAGAAACGCCCTTTATAAAAGCGGCAAGAAAATAGAAATTTTTGCAAACTTCAATCCTAAGCTTCATTATTTTTCCGAGTGGCTTAAGCAGCTTTACGGAGAGAGTCTTGGAAAACAGCATAAAGGCATTTTCCCTGCCGCTGCAGATTTTACAACTGACCTTCATTCAATGGGACAATATATTCAGGATGGAGAGCGGAGTTTATTTGAGACGGTAGTTTTGGTAAATTCTCAAAAGAGCAATCTTAAAGTTCCTTTCTTTGACGAGAATAAAGATGACCTTAACTATTTGGCAGGAAGAACTTTAGAGGAGGTTAACATGGCTGCCGCAGAGGGGACAAGAAAGGCGCACGTGGATGGCGGAGTTCCAAATATTGTAGTTGAAGTTGATGCGCTGGATGAGGCTTCTCTTGGAGAGATGTTCTATTTCTTTGAGGTATCCTGTGCAATTGACGGATATGTTCTTGGAGTTAATCCCTTTGACCAGCCCGGCGTTGAGGCTTATAAAAAAGAATTGTTTACACTTCTGGGCAAGCCCGGGTATGAGAAGAAATGA
- a CDS encoding NAD(P)-binding domain-containing protein, producing the protein MNSNNILEKNNLRYAVIGSGSWATAIVKMLLNHQSQISWFLRDKKKITHILNYHHNKVYLQSVLLEPERLKMSSDINEVVNAADVLIFCIPSVYFMDCLSHLTASLDNKFIVSAIKGFVDEKNLTIAEYFHQIHNIPFDRIGIVSGPCHAEEVGMERLSYLTLTSKYIETARILCEAFACDYIKTTPGTDIYGVEYAAALKNIYAVCAGICHGLGYGDNFTAVLMTSAFHELTDFLNVTHPDRNRDVITSPYLGDLLVTGYSQFSRNRTFGNMIGKGYSVRSAQIEMSMIAEGYYASKCINEINKNFRVDMPIAEAVYEILYEHKYPAYVIKRLTEKLY; encoded by the coding sequence ATGAATAGCAACAATATACTGGAAAAGAACAATTTACGTTATGCGGTCATTGGAAGCGGCAGCTGGGCTACGGCAATAGTCAAGATGCTGCTTAACCACCAGAGCCAAATATCATGGTTTCTGAGGGATAAAAAGAAAATCACACATATACTTAATTATCACCACAATAAAGTGTATCTTCAGTCCGTTCTCCTAGAACCAGAAAGGCTTAAGATGTCCTCTGATATTAATGAGGTTGTTAATGCTGCTGATGTGCTGATATTTTGTATCCCTTCCGTTTATTTTATGGATTGCCTGAGTCATCTTACAGCCTCTCTGGACAATAAGTTTATTGTCTCTGCAATAAAAGGTTTTGTAGATGAAAAGAATTTAACAATCGCAGAGTACTTCCATCAGATTCATAACATCCCTTTTGACAGAATAGGTATTGTCAGCGGCCCTTGTCATGCAGAGGAAGTTGGAATGGAAAGGCTTTCATATCTGACACTTACGAGCAAATATATTGAGACCGCCCGCATTCTTTGCGAGGCTTTTGCGTGTGATTATATTAAAACTACTCCGGGTACTGATATTTATGGAGTTGAGTATGCAGCCGCTCTTAAAAATATTTATGCGGTGTGCGCCGGTATCTGCCACGGTCTTGGCTACGGGGATAATTTTACCGCCGTGCTTATGACAAGTGCGTTCCATGAATTGACTGATTTTTTGAATGTTACGCATCCCGATAGAAACCGCGACGTGATTACTTCTCCATATCTTGGAGACTTGCTTGTTACCGGATATTCTCAGTTTAGCCGAAACAGAACTTTTGGAAATATGATTGGAAAAGGGTATTCCGTTAGGAGCGCGCAGATAGAGATGAGCATGATTGCAGAGGGTTACTATGCCAGCAAGTGCATTAATGAAATTAATAAGAATTTCCGCGTGGATATGCCTATCGCTGAGGCAGTTTATGAAATTTTATATGAGCATAAGTATCCTGCCTACGTGATTAAAAGATTGACGGAAAAATTGTACTAG
- the rnhA gene encoding ribonuclease HI: MKKLEPIFLYTDGACSGNPGPGGWGVVLKCGQHYKELSGGCKSTTNNRMELTAVIEGLKAIKRKNAEVNVYSDSSYVVKAINSGWLQNWVASDFKKKMNRDLWEEFIKVSSGFRLTFNWIKGHAGHPENEKCDALAVEQTKKYM; this comes from the coding sequence GTGAAGAAGTTAGAGCCTATATTTTTATATACCGACGGAGCATGCAGCGGCAATCCCGGTCCTGGAGGCTGGGGAGTTGTGTTAAAATGCGGTCAGCATTATAAGGAACTATCTGGGGGATGCAAGAGCACTACAAATAACAGAATGGAACTAACTGCTGTTATTGAGGGGCTTAAAGCTATTAAGAGGAAAAATGCAGAGGTGAATGTTTATTCAGATTCCTCTTATGTGGTGAAGGCAATAAATTCCGGATGGCTGCAGAATTGGGTGGCGTCAGATTTTAAAAAGAAGATGAACAGGGATTTGTGGGAAGAGTTTATAAAAGTGTCTAGCGGCTTCAGGCTGACTTTCAATTGGATAAAAGGACATGCGGGACATCCGGAGAATGAGAAATGCGATGCTCTGGCTGTTGAGCAAACAAAAAAATATATGTAA
- the pdxA gene encoding 4-hydroxythreonine-4-phosphate dehydrogenase PdxA, giving the protein MQPKIVIGITQGDTNGIGYEVIIKALSNANVLEMFTPVVYGSSKAFGIYRKQIPDTENINTNIITSAKDAHPKRVNIVNCLSDQIQVEPGQLTHDSAKSAIEALDAAVKDLKDGLINILVTAPFNKRGVTLENFKYAGHTGYLIDTFGAKDGLMFMCSDNLKIGVVTTHIPLSQVSGSINEEIILSKLRLMNDSLKRDFGKERPKIAVLGLNPHAGDDGLLGDEEQRIIRPAIKKANEENIQTFGPFPPDGFFAATMQYDYDAVLAMYHDQGLIPFKALSFDSGVNFTAGLPIVRTSPDHGTAFDIAGKNKANPRSMLSAIYLALDIYRNRQRYDEMHANPLTAKIPGQDDVRQQGPRFPRYNGNGNGGNVIQ; this is encoded by the coding sequence ATGCAGCCTAAAATTGTTATTGGAATTACACAAGGAGATACTAATGGTATTGGTTATGAGGTTATTATAAAGGCTTTGTCAAATGCCAACGTGCTGGAAATGTTTACGCCGGTAGTTTACGGTTCATCAAAAGCATTTGGAATTTACCGCAAGCAAATACCTGATACAGAAAATATTAATACGAATATTATTACATCCGCAAAGGATGCTCATCCTAAAAGGGTTAACATTGTTAATTGCTTATCTGACCAAATACAGGTGGAGCCCGGACAGCTTACTCACGATAGTGCAAAGTCTGCCATTGAGGCGCTTGACGCGGCTGTAAAAGATTTGAAGGATGGCCTTATAAACATCTTGGTTACAGCACCTTTCAATAAGAGAGGCGTTACCCTGGAGAACTTTAAGTATGCAGGTCATACGGGATATCTGATAGATACTTTTGGAGCAAAGGATGGTTTGATGTTTATGTGCTCTGACAATTTGAAGATTGGAGTTGTTACTACGCATATTCCTCTGTCACAGGTTTCCGGCTCAATCAATGAGGAAATTATTTTGAGCAAATTGCGCTTGATGAATGACTCTTTGAAGAGGGACTTTGGAAAGGAAAGGCCAAAGATTGCAGTGCTTGGACTAAATCCGCACGCAGGAGATGACGGCTTGTTAGGTGATGAGGAACAGCGTATTATAAGGCCTGCCATTAAAAAGGCGAACGAGGAGAATATTCAGACTTTTGGCCCTTTTCCTCCCGACGGATTTTTTGCTGCAACAATGCAGTATGATTATGACGCTGTGCTGGCAATGTATCATGACCAGGGACTTATACCGTTTAAGGCGTTATCTTTTGATTCCGGCGTAAACTTTACTGCCGGTCTTCCTATTGTGAGAACATCTCCTGATCATGGAACTGCGTTTGACATTGCTGGTAAAAATAAAGCTAATCCGCGTTCAATGCTATCTGCAATTTATTTAGCATTAGATATTTACAGGAATCGCCAAAGATATGATGAAATGCACGCAAATCCTTTGACGGCAAAAATTCCTGGACAGGATGATGTAAGGCAGCAGGGGCCGAGGTTCCCAAGGTATAATGGAAATGGTAACGGCGGAAATGTAATACAGTAG